A section of the Leptotrichia sp. HSP-342 genome encodes:
- a CDS encoding toxin-antitoxin system YwqK family antitoxin produces the protein MLKTFKKSMIILISCLSISILSSAAAPKIAPKRASEYSAQSARALSSPYSTVTDVIVSGNFATLKESGQPFTGTYAEFNEVGRVQALRNYQNGKLHGPMFLYFENGNILKATNYVNGVRDGEDVDFYGNGNSKTLRYYKNGVLNGDSYDFDEFGRLSSTMQYSNNLRNGKETKYSNGIVTNENTYANGQLNGATKSYYSNGTIRSNGNYSRNLRHGQWTWNYENGTKKLIETYQNGIITDILGYSRNGVKEREMKLVNGNGNFTQYYDNGKIKVQGALRNYKAYGNWNFYNKDGYLTDTQGFY, from the coding sequence ATGTTAAAAACATTCAAAAAATCAATGATAATATTAATTTCATGTTTATCTATAAGTATTTTATCTTCTGCAGCTGCTCCAAAAATTGCTCCCAAAAGAGCTAGCGAGTATTCAGCACAATCAGCACGTGCATTAAGCTCTCCCTATAGTACAGTTACAGATGTAATTGTTTCAGGAAACTTCGCTACTCTGAAGGAAAGCGGACAACCTTTTACAGGAACTTATGCTGAGTTTAATGAAGTTGGAAGAGTACAGGCTTTGAGAAATTATCAAAACGGAAAACTGCATGGACCTATGTTTCTATACTTTGAAAACGGAAACATTCTAAAAGCCACAAATTATGTAAATGGAGTAAGAGACGGTGAAGATGTGGATTTTTATGGAAATGGAAATTCAAAAACACTAAGATATTATAAAAACGGTGTTCTAAACGGAGATAGCTATGATTTTGATGAATTTGGAAGACTTAGCTCCACAATGCAGTATTCAAACAACCTCAGAAATGGAAAAGAAACAAAATATTCAAACGGTATTGTTACAAACGAGAATACTTACGCCAACGGACAGCTAAACGGTGCAACAAAATCCTACTATTCTAATGGAACTATTCGTTCTAATGGGAATTATTCACGTAATTTAAGACATGGACAATGGACATGGAATTACGAAAATGGTACAAAAAAGTTGATAGAGACTTATCAGAATGGTATAATTACTGATATTCTTGGCTATTCAAGAAACGGAGTAAAAGAACGTGAAATGAAACTTGTAAATGGAAATGGAAATTTCACGCAGTATTACGACAACGGAAAAATCAAGGTTCAAGGTGCTTTAAGAAATTACAAGGCTTATGGAAACTGGAATTTCTATAATAAAGATGGATATTTAACTGATACACAAGGATTTTATTAA